TTAGGAGCGAGGTCCTTGAGCTCGCTCGTCAGTCCCGTCCTCAACACTCCGTCGTTGACCCCAGCGGCATTCTCGATTGGCTTCGAGCCATTGGTCTCGGGCTCTTGCACGGGCTCTGGCACGGCCTCCTCCGTGGTAGTGTTGACAGTGTAACCGGTGTCACTGGCATCGACATAAGCCTCAATACCAGCACCGTTGCGAGGGTACTCCGCCATGAGGGCCTTGTGGCGACGGAGAGCAGCCGCCATCTCCTGGTCAGTAACGTCATTCAGGAATTTGCAGCTCCCCAGGGGGCTTGGCACGGCCGCACGGAGCAAGCCGTCACGTGTCTTGAGAATAGCCGCCGTGGCCTTGGCAAGGATATCCTCATTGAACAGCTCGTGGTCCATGGACAGCCCACAACGGGAGAAGAGCTTCAAGATTCTGCGGTGCTCCTCGTCACTCAGCAAGCCACGAATATTGGCCAGAGTGGCAGAGTAGGCCATGTCGATGGAGATAGCGTGGCCATGACGGAGAGGGGTTGGTGGCGTGAGCTGTTGGGCTGTCAGCGACCATGCTTTCATAAGACCCATGGTGAACAAAGACACATACCTCGTGCAGGGGTGACCATGTGTGACCATAGGCAATGACTCGGTCAAGACCGATCTCGTGGAGGTTGGGAGTCTCCAGCTTCAGCATCTCAAAGATGCCGTTCCTGTTGATTTCATCGGCGGCCTTTCTCACTTCCTCGTTCTGACCAGCGCGTCCGAACTTGGTGGAGATCAGCTGCTCACAATACTTGTCGAGCAAGTCAAATGTGGGCAAGTGCGCACAGCTGGAGATCTTGATGAGCTCGGCGAATCCATTTCGCACTTGAGCCTCCGGCAGAGTGCGGAGGAATCCAAAGTCGAGGAAGGTGTGGATTGGCGCGTGGTAGGCACCGAGGCGATTCTTATAGTTGCCGTAGTTGACAGCAACCTTGATGCTGACACTGGCGTCGATCAGGCCAATGACGGTTGTGGGAATGCGGATGTAGTTGGTGTTCCGTCGGTATGCGGCGCAGGCGAATCTATTTCATTGTCACGAAATTGTCAGTCAGACTGCTCTGCAGGCTCAAGTGTCTGGCAACTGA
This genomic window from Penicillium oxalicum strain HP7-1 chromosome III, whole genome shotgun sequence contains:
- a CDS encoding Demethyl-4-deoxygadusol synthase → MSDLKASVVETKSGFHVEGYEKIEYDFTFLDGVFETQNNQLAHLYERWGRCLAIMDKNIYDIYGQKMQDYFKHHNIELKIHQTMIGEKAKSLETFTQIVDSMTDFGIIRKEPVLVVGGGLVTDVAGFACAAYRRNTNYIRIPTTVIGLIDASVSIKVAVNYGNYKNRLGAYHAPIHTFLDFGFLRTLPEAQVRNGFAELIKISSCAHLPTFDLLDKYCEQLISTKFGRAGQNEEVRKAADEINRNGIFEMLKLETPNLHEIGLDRVIAYGHTWSPLHELTPPTPLRHGHAISIDMAYSATLANIRGLLSDEEHRRILKLFSRCGLSMDHELFNEDILAKATAAILKTRDGLLRAAVPSPLGSCKFLNDVTDQEMAAALRRHKALMAEYPRNGAGIEAYVDASDTGYTVNTTTEEAVPEPVQEPETNGSKPIENAAGVNDGVLRTGLTSELKDLAPNGHANGLPTVQAQT